From Mycobacterium colombiense CECT 3035:
CAGATGATCACCTTCCCGGCGCCGTACTCGCCCTGGGGGATGATGCCCTCGAACCCGCCGTATTCCAGCGGATGATCCTCGGTGTGGACGGCCAGGTGGTTCACCGAGGTCGTTTCGGGCAGGTTCTTCGGCACCGCCCAGGACACCAGCACGCCGTCGCGTTCCAGCCGGAAGTCGTAGTGCAGCCGGCGGGCGTGGTGCTCCTGGATGACGAAGCTGTTTCCTTGTCCCATCGCCGGTTTCGCGGCGGGGACCGGCTCGGGTGTTTTCGACGCGTCGCGCATGCTGCGGTATTTGCTCAGCCGATCCGGGATCGGTGCGTCCTCGTCCAGCGGCGCCAGCAGATCGCCGTCGCGGGCGACCCGGTCCAGCACTTCGTCATAACGCAGCTGGCGCAGCGACGGGTCGTCGAGTTCCTCCCAGGTGCGCGGCGCCGCGACGGTGGGTTGTTCACGTCCGCGCAGCGAGTACGGTGCGATGGTCGTCTTGGCGCCGTTGTTCTGACTCCAGTCCAGAAAGATCTTCCCGGCCCGCAGGCTCTTGGTCATGGTCGACGTCACCAGGGTGGGCATCGTCTTTTCCAGTTGTTGCGCCACGCGTTTGGCCAACACGGTCGCGCCCTTACTGCTCACCGGCTCCTGCAGCGGCGTGTACAGGTGCAGGCCCTTGCTGCCGCTGGTGAGCGGATACGTGGTCAGCCCGATTCCGGTGATCAGCTCACGCACCGCGCGCGCCACCTCGGCGAGTTGGGCCATCGTGACGCCTTCACCCGGGTCGAGGTCGAACACCAGGCGGGTGGCCGGCCCGGGTTTCAGTTCCTCCGCCCGGCTACGAGTCCACTCGGCGACGAAGCGCCACTGCGGTACGTGGACCTCCAGCGCGGCCTGTTGGGCGATCCAGGCCAGCCCGTCGACGCTGTCGATGATCGGATACGTCGTCGTCCCGGACCGATGCGTCACGCTGGCGCGCGGCAGCCAATCGGGCGCCGACGACGCCAGTTGCTTCTCGAAAAACGGTTCCTCCGCAACGCCGTTGGGCCAGCGCTTCCGCGTGGCCGCCCGGCCTGCGATGTGCGGGATCATCACCTCGGCGATGCGCGTGTAGTAGTCGAAGACGTCGCTCTTCGTGGTCCCGCTGGCGGGATAGAGCACCTTGTCGGCGTTGGTCAGTTTCACGCGCGGTGCCATGTTGTCAAACTACGCGTTTCGCGCGTGTTAACCGCTTTGACCACCGCTAATCGTCACATCGCCAATTTATTTTGTGACATGACCCACGAACACGTTGATTGGCCGTCGACCCCGGGCACAGACACTAGATGTTTGACGTAATCCCCTCCCCGTGGCGTCGAAACAGCGGCGTCCCACTCAGCGACGCGACCCTACGACTGCATTCCCGGAGAATCGACGTTCCAACCTACGACCGGTCATCTCTCGGTCGCGGAGTCGTCCACATCGGTGCGGGCAACTTTCATCGCGCGCACCAGGCCGTCTACTTCGATGACCTCGCCCGCTCGGGCATCTCCGATCGCTGGGGCGT
This genomic window contains:
- a CDS encoding ATP-dependent DNA ligase; the encoded protein is MAPRVKLTNADKVLYPASGTTKSDVFDYYTRIAEVMIPHIAGRAATRKRWPNGVAEEPFFEKQLASSAPDWLPRASVTHRSGTTTYPIIDSVDGLAWIAQQAALEVHVPQWRFVAEWTRSRAEELKPGPATRLVFDLDPGEGVTMAQLAEVARAVRELITGIGLTTYPLTSGSKGLHLYTPLQEPVSSKGATVLAKRVAQQLEKTMPTLVTSTMTKSLRAGKIFLDWSQNNGAKTTIAPYSLRGREQPTVAAPRTWEELDDPSLRQLRYDEVLDRVARDGDLLAPLDEDAPIPDRLSKYRSMRDASKTPEPVPAAKPAMGQGNSFVIQEHHARRLHYDFRLERDGVLVSWAVPKNLPETTSVNHLAVHTEDHPLEYGGFEGIIPQGEYGAGKVIIWDAGTYDAEKFHDDEVIVNLHGSRISGRYALIQTNGDQWLAHRMKDQKVFDFDTIAPMLATHGSVTALKARQWAFEGKWDGYRLLIEADHGSIRIRSRRGREVTGEYPELRSLAEDLAEHHVILDGEAVVLDSSGVPNFHEMQNRGRGSRVEFWAFDVLYLDGRSLLRARYSDRRKVLEMLGAGSDLIVPELLPGDGAQALEQSGKRGWEGVIAKRRDSTYQPGRRSSSWIKDKHWNTQEVVIGGWKAGEGGRSSGIGSLLMGIPTADGLHFAGRVGTGFTERDLSNLKKTLAPLHTDASPFHPPLPRSEARGVTYVEPVLVGEVRYSEWTPDNRLRQSSWRGLRPDKEASEVVRE